A part of Arachis hypogaea cultivar Tifrunner chromosome 12, arahy.Tifrunner.gnm2.J5K5, whole genome shotgun sequence genomic DNA contains:
- the LOC112728726 gene encoding RING-H2 finger protein ATL70, with product MSNHNTTSDSSSGFLGSNDISGFGYGIGISIGILLLITTITLTSYFCTRTQVPNNNNSRSRSNPTPGSRRSTQVFLEPQHTVVDVGLDEATILGYPKMLYSESKKLNKKSDDSTSTCCSICLGDYKGSDMLRVLPDCEHVFHLKCIDPWLRLHPTCPLCRTSPIPTPLSTPLAEVVPLATRRD from the coding sequence ATGAGCAACCACAACACAACTAGTGATTCTTCTTCAGGATTCCTTGGATCCAATGACATAAGTGGATTTGGCTATGGCATTGGAATCTCAATTGGGATTCTTCTACTCATCACAACAATCACACTCACCTCATACTTTTGCACAAGAACACAAGTTCCAAACAATAAcaacagtaggagtaggagtaatcCTACTCCAGGTTCAAGGAGGAGCACCCAAGTATTCCTCGAACCGCAACACACGGTGGTCGATGTGGgactagatgaagcaacaattCTTGGGTACCCAAAGATGCTTTACTCAGAATCAAAGAAACTCAACAAGAAATCTGATGATTCAACATCAACATGTTGCTCAATTTGTCTTGGAGATTATAAGGGAAGTGATATGCTTAGAGTGTTACCAGATTGTGAACATGTTTTTCATCTGAAGTGCATAGATCCATGGTTGAGATTGCATCCAACTTGTCCTCTTTGCAGAACATCACCAATTCCAACACCACTTTCTACTCCTCTTGCTGAGGTTGTTCCATTAGCAACAAGAAGAGATTGA
- the LOC112728725 gene encoding uncharacterized protein has product MAVLRTLSSTRAPSVVAAAITVVVLAVAAVPAFAGDTNGAYSPCTDTRVQRNDGFTLGIAFSSKDKFFNGNVQLSPCDSRLSLSNSNSQISVFRPKVDEISLLTVNSSSFVADSYGYMVAFAGRKYAARSPPAFIANSSFTVTSFTLVLEFQKGRLQNLYWKRDGCAKCSGNSKAVCLNNQDCALQTSTCKSHGGSVDCSIGIQLAFSGTDEHLRALNSWYEVKNLRQYSLYGLYSNLRDSLTSQYDKFF; this is encoded by the exons ATGGCGGTTCTTCGAACACTATCTTCAACACGGGCGCCGTCGGTGGTCGCGGCCGCGATCACAGTGGTGGTTCTGGCTGTTGCTGCAGTTCCTGCATTCGCCGGAGACACGAACGGAGCGTACTCTCCCTGTACTGACACGCGCGTGCAGAGAAACGATGGTTTCACTTTGGGAATAGCGTTTTCTTCGAAGGATAAGTTCTTCAATGGAAACGTTCAGTTGTCTCCCTGTGATTCGAGACTTTCTCTTTCGAATTCGAATTCGCAGATCTCTGTGTTCCGACCTAAGGTCGACGAGATCTCGCTGCTCACCGTCAATTCCTCATCCTTCGTTGCG GATTCTTATGGCTATATGGTTGCATTTGCTGGCCGGAAATACGCGGCAAGGTCTCCTCCTGCTTTTATTGCAAACAGCTCATTCACCGTGACCAGTTTCACTCTT GTCCTTGAGTTTCAGAAAGGCAGGCTGCAAAATTTATATTGGAAAAGAGATGGGTGTGCTAAGTGCTCAGGTAACTCCAAAGCTGTGTGTCTAAACAATCAGGATTGCGCGCTGCAAACTTCAACCTGCAAGAGCCATGGAGGATCCGTGGATTGCAGCATAGGAATACAATTGGCATTCTCCGGCACAGATGAACACCTTAGAGCTCTCAACTCTTGGTATGAAGTGAAAAACCTTCGCCAGTATTCACTCTATGGCCTTTACTCGAATCTCAGAGATTCCCTCACTAGCCAGTATGACAAGTTTTTCTAA
- the LOC112728728 gene encoding nuclear transcription factor Y subunit A-10 isoform X1: protein MGMETAYLKEHEGIVHNSVGQLSSAAAGSSWWSISAFGSHQNQSSVYGDSSNYNNNNNNQIMKPFSLELHNNNNYIDQLASSSTNKQQQFLDKGPTTQFTIFPEDCKISGESQKSQATLSLQPSNADPRNRFELGFTQPMICAKYPYMDQFYGLFSAYAPQISGRIMLPLNLTSDDGPTYVNAKQYHGIIRRRQSRAKAVLANKLIKRRKPYMHESRHLHAMRRPRGCGGRFLNTRNSATNNGNGKSGSEANKKTLGHQLHSSGSQSSEVLQSSAGTLNSLKEPNGSSPNISLEVTSMYSSRGGIDGFAINHIGTPMHSLADMMDTGHGHGMIMPPKWVSAAAGNCCNLNV, encoded by the exons ATGGGTATGGAAACTGCATATCTGAAAGAACATGAAGGAATTGTTCACAATTCTGTTGGACAGCTGTCATCAGCAGCAGCAGGTTCTTCATGGTGGAGTATTAGTGCCTTTGGATCTCATCAAAATCAATCATCAGTTTATGGAGACTCttctaattataataataataataataaccaaatTATGAAACCATTTTCATTGGagcttcataataataataattacatagACCAACTTGCTTCTTCTTCCACTAATAAGCAACAACAATTCTTGGATAAAGGACCTACAACACAATTTACCATCTTTCCAG AAGATTGCAAAATTTCAGGGGAATCCCAAAAGTCTCAAGCCACATTATCTTTGCAGCCATCAAATGCTGACCCTAGGAACCGTTTTGAGCTTGGATTCACTCAGCCTATG ATATGTGCAAAATATCCTTACATGGATCAATTTTATGGACTCTTCTCAGCTTATGCACCTCAAATTTCG GGGCGTATAATGCTGCCACTAAACTTGACATCAGATGATGGACCAACTTACGTGAATGCTAAGCAATACCATGGAATCATAAGGCGTAGGCAGTCACGTGCCAAAGCTGTTCTTGCCAATAAACTCATCAAACGTCGCAAG CCATATATGCATGAATCGCGCCATCTCCACGCGATGCGACGGCCAAGAGGATGTGGTGGCAGGTTTTTGAACACAAGAAACTCTGCCACCAACAATGGAAATGGTAAGAGTGGAAGTGAAGCAAACAAAAAAACACTTGGCCATCAACTACATTCTAGTGGTTCTCAGAGTTCTGAAGTCCTACAATCCTCGGCCGGAACCTTGAATTCGTTGAAGGAACCAAATGGAAGCAGTCCAAACATTTCATTAGAGGTGACAAGCATGTACTCATCAAGAGGAGGAATTGATGGATTTGCCATCAATCACATTGGAACTCCTATGCACTCCCTTGCAGATATGATGGACACTGGACATGGACATGGCATGATCATGCCCCCGAAATGGGTTTCAGCTGCGGCCGGAAACTGCTGCAACCTTAATGTTTGA
- the LOC112728728 gene encoding nuclear transcription factor Y subunit A-10 isoform X2 produces the protein MGMETAYLKEHEGIVHNSVGQLSSAAAGSSWWSISAFGSHQNQSSVYGDSSNYNNNNNNQIMKPFSLELHNNNNYIDQLASSSTNKQQQFLDKGPTTQFTIFPDCKISGESQKSQATLSLQPSNADPRNRFELGFTQPMICAKYPYMDQFYGLFSAYAPQISGRIMLPLNLTSDDGPTYVNAKQYHGIIRRRQSRAKAVLANKLIKRRKPYMHESRHLHAMRRPRGCGGRFLNTRNSATNNGNGKSGSEANKKTLGHQLHSSGSQSSEVLQSSAGTLNSLKEPNGSSPNISLEVTSMYSSRGGIDGFAINHIGTPMHSLADMMDTGHGHGMIMPPKWVSAAAGNCCNLNV, from the exons ATGGGTATGGAAACTGCATATCTGAAAGAACATGAAGGAATTGTTCACAATTCTGTTGGACAGCTGTCATCAGCAGCAGCAGGTTCTTCATGGTGGAGTATTAGTGCCTTTGGATCTCATCAAAATCAATCATCAGTTTATGGAGACTCttctaattataataataataataataaccaaatTATGAAACCATTTTCATTGGagcttcataataataataattacatagACCAACTTGCTTCTTCTTCCACTAATAAGCAACAACAATTCTTGGATAAAGGACCTACAACACAATTTACCATCTTTCCAG ATTGCAAAATTTCAGGGGAATCCCAAAAGTCTCAAGCCACATTATCTTTGCAGCCATCAAATGCTGACCCTAGGAACCGTTTTGAGCTTGGATTCACTCAGCCTATG ATATGTGCAAAATATCCTTACATGGATCAATTTTATGGACTCTTCTCAGCTTATGCACCTCAAATTTCG GGGCGTATAATGCTGCCACTAAACTTGACATCAGATGATGGACCAACTTACGTGAATGCTAAGCAATACCATGGAATCATAAGGCGTAGGCAGTCACGTGCCAAAGCTGTTCTTGCCAATAAACTCATCAAACGTCGCAAG CCATATATGCATGAATCGCGCCATCTCCACGCGATGCGACGGCCAAGAGGATGTGGTGGCAGGTTTTTGAACACAAGAAACTCTGCCACCAACAATGGAAATGGTAAGAGTGGAAGTGAAGCAAACAAAAAAACACTTGGCCATCAACTACATTCTAGTGGTTCTCAGAGTTCTGAAGTCCTACAATCCTCGGCCGGAACCTTGAATTCGTTGAAGGAACCAAATGGAAGCAGTCCAAACATTTCATTAGAGGTGACAAGCATGTACTCATCAAGAGGAGGAATTGATGGATTTGCCATCAATCACATTGGAACTCCTATGCACTCCCTTGCAGATATGATGGACACTGGACATGGACATGGCATGATCATGCCCCCGAAATGGGTTTCAGCTGCGGCCGGAAACTGCTGCAACCTTAATGTTTGA
- the LOC112728728 gene encoding nuclear transcription factor Y subunit A-10 isoform X3 yields MKPFSLELHNNNNYIDQLASSSTNKQQQFLDKGPTTQFTIFPEDCKISGESQKSQATLSLQPSNADPRNRFELGFTQPMICAKYPYMDQFYGLFSAYAPQISGRIMLPLNLTSDDGPTYVNAKQYHGIIRRRQSRAKAVLANKLIKRRKPYMHESRHLHAMRRPRGCGGRFLNTRNSATNNGNGKSGSEANKKTLGHQLHSSGSQSSEVLQSSAGTLNSLKEPNGSSPNISLEVTSMYSSRGGIDGFAINHIGTPMHSLADMMDTGHGHGMIMPPKWVSAAAGNCCNLNV; encoded by the exons ATGAAACCATTTTCATTGGagcttcataataataataattacatagACCAACTTGCTTCTTCTTCCACTAATAAGCAACAACAATTCTTGGATAAAGGACCTACAACACAATTTACCATCTTTCCAG AAGATTGCAAAATTTCAGGGGAATCCCAAAAGTCTCAAGCCACATTATCTTTGCAGCCATCAAATGCTGACCCTAGGAACCGTTTTGAGCTTGGATTCACTCAGCCTATG ATATGTGCAAAATATCCTTACATGGATCAATTTTATGGACTCTTCTCAGCTTATGCACCTCAAATTTCG GGGCGTATAATGCTGCCACTAAACTTGACATCAGATGATGGACCAACTTACGTGAATGCTAAGCAATACCATGGAATCATAAGGCGTAGGCAGTCACGTGCCAAAGCTGTTCTTGCCAATAAACTCATCAAACGTCGCAAG CCATATATGCATGAATCGCGCCATCTCCACGCGATGCGACGGCCAAGAGGATGTGGTGGCAGGTTTTTGAACACAAGAAACTCTGCCACCAACAATGGAAATGGTAAGAGTGGAAGTGAAGCAAACAAAAAAACACTTGGCCATCAACTACATTCTAGTGGTTCTCAGAGTTCTGAAGTCCTACAATCCTCGGCCGGAACCTTGAATTCGTTGAAGGAACCAAATGGAAGCAGTCCAAACATTTCATTAGAGGTGACAAGCATGTACTCATCAAGAGGAGGAATTGATGGATTTGCCATCAATCACATTGGAACTCCTATGCACTCCCTTGCAGATATGATGGACACTGGACATGGACATGGCATGATCATGCCCCCGAAATGGGTTTCAGCTGCGGCCGGAAACTGCTGCAACCTTAATGTTTGA
- the LOC112728728 gene encoding nuclear transcription factor Y subunit A-10 isoform X4 — protein MKPFSLELHNNNNYIDQLASSSTNKQQQFLDKGPTTQFTIFPDCKISGESQKSQATLSLQPSNADPRNRFELGFTQPMICAKYPYMDQFYGLFSAYAPQISGRIMLPLNLTSDDGPTYVNAKQYHGIIRRRQSRAKAVLANKLIKRRKPYMHESRHLHAMRRPRGCGGRFLNTRNSATNNGNGKSGSEANKKTLGHQLHSSGSQSSEVLQSSAGTLNSLKEPNGSSPNISLEVTSMYSSRGGIDGFAINHIGTPMHSLADMMDTGHGHGMIMPPKWVSAAAGNCCNLNV, from the exons ATGAAACCATTTTCATTGGagcttcataataataataattacatagACCAACTTGCTTCTTCTTCCACTAATAAGCAACAACAATTCTTGGATAAAGGACCTACAACACAATTTACCATCTTTCCAG ATTGCAAAATTTCAGGGGAATCCCAAAAGTCTCAAGCCACATTATCTTTGCAGCCATCAAATGCTGACCCTAGGAACCGTTTTGAGCTTGGATTCACTCAGCCTATG ATATGTGCAAAATATCCTTACATGGATCAATTTTATGGACTCTTCTCAGCTTATGCACCTCAAATTTCG GGGCGTATAATGCTGCCACTAAACTTGACATCAGATGATGGACCAACTTACGTGAATGCTAAGCAATACCATGGAATCATAAGGCGTAGGCAGTCACGTGCCAAAGCTGTTCTTGCCAATAAACTCATCAAACGTCGCAAG CCATATATGCATGAATCGCGCCATCTCCACGCGATGCGACGGCCAAGAGGATGTGGTGGCAGGTTTTTGAACACAAGAAACTCTGCCACCAACAATGGAAATGGTAAGAGTGGAAGTGAAGCAAACAAAAAAACACTTGGCCATCAACTACATTCTAGTGGTTCTCAGAGTTCTGAAGTCCTACAATCCTCGGCCGGAACCTTGAATTCGTTGAAGGAACCAAATGGAAGCAGTCCAAACATTTCATTAGAGGTGACAAGCATGTACTCATCAAGAGGAGGAATTGATGGATTTGCCATCAATCACATTGGAACTCCTATGCACTCCCTTGCAGATATGATGGACACTGGACATGGACATGGCATGATCATGCCCCCGAAATGGGTTTCAGCTGCGGCCGGAAACTGCTGCAACCTTAATGTTTGA